A genomic window from Sphingobacterium sp. BN32 includes:
- a CDS encoding LGFP repeat-containing protein, with the protein MENFNTKIADLAGRGFDTGQILSESELANGRVAICQNCVLYACPDELIFEVHGNILMKYQEVGETTSNLGFPRSDEMDDPSIAGGKVSYFEYGKINWQYPNGSSIEMYEFVDLDSYELQRAPLVAKLQEIADYAFEALSEPQSSIENKITKGSKESWCGKAVAYFYAKAGVPNKTTSQFMNTSNISLFGSYGKMTFDQNGVLRKDYRENTQLKEQHMAQDAARKMITFEDIDAQYDLDILPGDIVLVDNSGKGGADHIQIVYKYDPGTKMLTVVDGNGGGFALASLGIPNNDVALAQIAADGIPISAKKQWIEDELGISLVYQGNVAGHVGISCHILLPEYQIRYEDNTSKHKRVWAIIRPSILDLQ; encoded by the coding sequence ATGGAAAATTTCAATACAAAAATCGCAGACCTCGCAGGGCGCGGATTCGATACTGGCCAAATCCTCAGCGAATCAGAGTTGGCTAACGGACGTGTAGCCATCTGTCAGAATTGTGTGTTATACGCTTGTCCAGATGAGCTGATATTTGAAGTTCACGGTAATATTCTCATGAAATATCAGGAAGTTGGTGAAACGACTTCTAACTTAGGCTTTCCCCGATCGGATGAAATGGATGATCCCAGCATTGCTGGCGGAAAAGTCAGCTATTTTGAATATGGAAAGATTAACTGGCAATATCCTAATGGCAGCTCGATAGAAATGTATGAATTTGTCGACCTAGATAGTTATGAGCTGCAGCGTGCGCCCTTGGTTGCCAAACTTCAGGAAATTGCAGACTATGCCTTTGAAGCCCTTTCCGAGCCCCAAAGCAGCATTGAAAACAAAATTACCAAGGGCAGTAAGGAGTCTTGGTGTGGCAAAGCTGTTGCTTATTTTTATGCCAAAGCGGGCGTACCGAACAAGACGACTAGTCAATTTATGAATACTTCCAATATTTCATTATTCGGTTCCTATGGGAAAATGACCTTTGACCAAAATGGGGTTCTACGTAAAGACTATCGCGAAAACACGCAATTGAAAGAGCAACATATGGCGCAGGATGCAGCTAGGAAAATGATTACGTTTGAAGATATTGATGCCCAATATGACCTCGATATCTTGCCAGGCGATATTGTCCTTGTCGACAATTCGGGTAAGGGAGGCGCAGACCACATCCAAATCGTTTACAAATATGATCCCGGAACTAAAATGCTGACCGTAGTCGATGGAAACGGCGGTGGATTCGCTCTAGCCTCCCTCGGTATACCAAACAACGACGTCGCCCTAGCGCAAATAGCGGCTGACGGTATCCCCATATCGGCCAAAAAACAATGGATTGAAGACGAACTGGGAATATCACTGGTCTATCAGGGAAACGTCGCAGGTCATGTCGGAATCTCCTGCCATATCCTATTGCCGGAATATCAGATTCGTTACGAGGATAATACCTCCAAACATAAACGTGTATGGGCAATTATCCGGCCTTCTATTCTGGACTTGCAATGA
- a CDS encoding YARHG domain-containing protein, whose product MIPKHLLSFLFLLLSLSAFANDGAYFAAGNQLIPIHETDISIQKEILTVKKFNNKLIEVTVYYEFFNPSREKELIVGFEAISPSGDVEGAPKKGLHPYMRDFTVNMNGSPLKYQVAYVADSLYNQNGKIKTIDLANFDGSTSGNYVDFFYVYHFKAKFKKGKNIVKHTYTFDVSGGIEYNFQFDYVLTAANRWANKQIDDFTLNIEMEDFEDFYIDKTFFKRKDEWKIDGVGKVRDIKATPNSPLDRNALEFAVKSGKLVFQKKNFSPKGELSIYSHNLYIHEILNTDKDFYLPFSIYQADNINFEESLSSFQKKILRNLPFARRGYVFSDPELKEYYESLYWYMPDPQYSPAISKLHKSEQQWIEQWK is encoded by the coding sequence ATGATCCCAAAACATCTCCTGTCTTTTTTATTCCTGTTGCTCAGTTTGAGCGCATTCGCGAATGATGGTGCTTACTTTGCTGCTGGAAACCAATTAATACCCATTCATGAAACCGATATTTCCATACAAAAGGAAATACTAACAGTAAAGAAATTCAATAATAAATTGATCGAAGTCACAGTTTACTACGAATTCTTCAATCCTTCTCGCGAAAAAGAACTAATCGTCGGTTTTGAAGCCATATCGCCAAGTGGGGACGTGGAGGGCGCACCTAAGAAAGGACTTCACCCGTATATGCGCGATTTCACGGTAAATATGAATGGAAGTCCGTTGAAATATCAGGTCGCCTATGTTGCTGATTCACTTTACAATCAGAACGGAAAAATCAAGACCATCGACCTTGCGAATTTCGATGGCAGCACGAGTGGCAACTACGTAGACTTTTTCTACGTTTACCATTTCAAAGCCAAGTTTAAGAAAGGAAAGAACATCGTTAAACATACCTATACCTTCGATGTGTCCGGCGGTATCGAGTATAACTTTCAATTCGACTATGTGCTTACCGCAGCAAACCGTTGGGCAAATAAGCAAATCGACGACTTTACATTGAATATAGAGATGGAGGATTTTGAAGATTTTTATATTGATAAGACTTTCTTCAAACGCAAAGACGAGTGGAAGATTGATGGGGTAGGGAAGGTTCGAGATATTAAGGCAACGCCAAATTCACCGTTAGATCGTAACGCTTTGGAATTCGCAGTGAAAAGTGGAAAGTTAGTCTTTCAAAAGAAAAACTTCAGTCCGAAAGGGGAGCTATCCATTTACAGTCACAACCTCTATATCCATGAAATTCTAAATACGGACAAGGACTTTTACCTGCCGTTTTCAATTTATCAAGCCGACAACATTAATTTCGAAGAATCGCTCTCGAGCTTCCAAAAGAAGATATTGAGAAATCTGCCTTTCGCCAGACGTGGGTATGTATTCAGCGACCCCGAATTGAAAGAATACTACGAATCGTTGTATTGGTATATGCCAGACCCACAATATTCACCCGCTATCAGCAAACTCCATAAATCAGAGCAACAATGGATTGAACAATGGAAGTGA
- a CDS encoding RagB/SusD family nutrient uptake outer membrane protein, translated as MKPSIKYCLLAFAALLCSACSKNFLDREPFDKLVPNSFFNTEADLQLYSNSFYQQFTPSALAIVQADEMGEYTSKNNSPKFISGSFTPIDQGGWSWTKLRNINYFLSKYDNPAIPEAARKHYAGIARFYRALFYFDMVKDYGDVPWYSKPLSTDDRDMLYKKRDPRAAVMDSVLADLDYAVANIRDKKDNTSSMISKWVALGIKSRICLFEGTYRKYHSEIGLANTADKWLTEALNSAKQVMDSKQYSLYSTGNPTTDYRTLFTSENPVAAEIMWANTYNNALKRWHEVTWKFNSATYGARWGLNKQFVNTYLNADGSRFTDKAGFDELLFVEEMKGRDPRLSQTIRGLGYKRSDGSAAPANFGYTFTGYHILKFSLDDKRLDGIAEAYNSITMLRYAEVLLNYAESAAELGQMAGNASIWEQTIAALRKRAGVNPKQPETADTYLQQVYFPEISDKFLLEVRRERGIELCYEGLRYDDLMRWKKGTLLEMPWKGIYVPAMDQEMDLDGNGTPDVSFVAKTPASPKQGVSYFVVDGKAAKLSQGTKGHILWRVDENRKFEDRKYLKPIANSDLVINPDLGQNPGW; from the coding sequence ATGAAACCATCTATAAAATATTGTTTATTAGCTTTTGCTGCATTGCTGTGCTCGGCATGTAGTAAGAATTTCCTCGACAGGGAACCATTCGACAAATTGGTGCCTAATAGTTTCTTCAACACAGAAGCTGACTTACAGCTTTACAGCAATTCGTTCTATCAACAATTTACGCCATCAGCGCTTGCCATTGTGCAGGCAGATGAAATGGGCGAATATACCTCGAAGAACAACTCCCCAAAGTTCATCTCCGGAAGCTTTACGCCGATCGATCAGGGAGGCTGGTCATGGACTAAGCTCCGAAACATCAACTATTTTTTAAGTAAGTATGATAACCCGGCAATCCCCGAAGCTGCTCGGAAACACTACGCTGGAATCGCTAGATTTTACAGAGCCTTATTTTATTTTGATATGGTAAAAGACTACGGCGATGTGCCATGGTATAGCAAACCACTCTCAACAGATGATAGAGATATGCTGTACAAAAAAAGAGACCCTCGTGCAGCGGTTATGGACTCAGTCTTAGCCGACTTGGATTATGCAGTAGCCAATATTCGCGACAAGAAGGATAATACATCTTCCATGATCAGCAAATGGGTAGCCTTGGGAATCAAGTCGCGCATCTGCTTATTCGAAGGAACCTACCGTAAATACCACAGCGAGATCGGATTGGCTAACACAGCAGACAAGTGGCTGACCGAAGCATTAAACTCAGCAAAACAAGTAATGGATTCAAAACAGTATTCGCTATATAGTACGGGTAATCCAACGACAGATTATCGTACATTGTTCACCAGCGAAAATCCGGTTGCTGCCGAGATTATGTGGGCCAATACCTATAACAATGCGTTAAAGCGTTGGCATGAGGTTACCTGGAAGTTCAATTCAGCGACCTATGGTGCTCGCTGGGGCTTGAACAAACAATTTGTTAATACCTACTTAAATGCCGACGGCTCGAGATTTACTGATAAAGCAGGCTTTGACGAACTTTTGTTCGTCGAGGAAATGAAAGGTCGCGATCCACGTCTGTCACAAACTATCCGTGGCTTAGGATACAAGCGCTCAGACGGATCCGCTGCGCCAGCAAACTTTGGTTATACATTTACAGGATATCACATCTTAAAATTCAGCTTAGACGATAAAAGACTGGATGGAATAGCCGAAGCCTATAACTCTATTACGATGTTGCGTTATGCCGAAGTGTTATTGAACTATGCGGAATCTGCTGCTGAACTAGGACAAATGGCCGGAAATGCCAGTATTTGGGAACAAACGATTGCTGCCCTAAGAAAGCGTGCCGGCGTTAATCCAAAGCAGCCTGAAACAGCAGATACCTATCTACAGCAAGTGTATTTCCCTGAGATAAGCGATAAGTTTTTACTAGAGGTGCGTCGCGAACGGGGCATCGAGCTTTGTTATGAAGGCTTACGCTATGATGATCTAATGCGCTGGAAAAAGGGAACATTGCTAGAAATGCCATGGAAGGGTATTTACGTGCCGGCAATGGATCAGGAAATGGACTTAGATGGCAATGGTACTCCTGATGTATCGTTTGTCGCAAAAACGCCGGCAAGCCCGAAGCAAGGAGTATCCTACTTCGTTGTAGATGGGAAAGCCGCCAAACTCAGTCAAGGAACCAAAGGTCATATCCTATGGCGTGTCGATGAAAATCGAAAATTTGAAGATCGCAAATATTTAAAACCAATCGCAAACAGCGACTTGGTAATCAACCCTGACCTTGGACAAAATCCAGGTTGGTAA
- a CDS encoding TonB-dependent receptor, whose translation MKKCIPIFLLAGMALSLPIQGKESKLSVELLYSNVLQQTIRGKVVDGSGNPIENATVAIQGTNRGTATDKLGRFTIESPKQNPTLVVSYVGFNTKTHAVTNNADDVLVQLDNKNDLDEVVVVGYGTQKKVNLTGAVSQITSETLENRPSSSLSRMLQGALPNLNLKMVDGSPTRGATFNVRGTTSIGAGGSALVLIDGVEGDPNMINPNDIESVTVLKDASSAAIYGSRAAFGVVLITTKTPKAGKATVTLNSNFSINNRVVEPKLVTNGYQWAKNFNDAFNAWYDYKSTPISVNNVYPFSLEYLEALRKHDENPTGEDVVYNPATKRYEYFGNTDWYNIIYRNDMPATEQAMSVSGGGDKASYFLSGRYYHQGGLFQFNPDKFNKYNVRGKGDIKVTDWLTFQNNMEISSYDYHYPMFADGDGNIWRNFEHQGYPMAVIHNPDGTYTHTAIYTGVASYMEGVNASDLNNTVIRNTAGVVIKPLAGLTLKGDLTYARTWQDDTRTNNYVNYSNSPGVIDRFGRSLLRQLGDRKKYLAGNITANYMKKFADKHDINALIGYNVEEQTFKNLDAQRDGIILPDKPDFNLMDGLNFNIGGGGNEWAYIGLFYRFNYAYANKYLLELNGRYDGSSKFPEDQRFGFFPSVSAGWVVSNESFFEDAKPLVSNLKFRASYGSLGNGNISPYRYQEQMGVAKTGVILGGVQPSYTSIPGVIPEGLTWERSTTFNVGADLGFFDNALNLTFDWYNRKTYDMFTIGEPLPAVFGAAVPYGNFADLSTKGWELTVNYNNQFELAGKPFNWGINGSLWDSKSNITRFNNPRKLLSSYYVGQEIGEIWGYQTLGFFTSEEDVKNHADQSFIRNSNNNVWLPGDLKFADLPNANGEVDGVINNGDNTVENPGDRRIIGNNSPRYQFGFNLSGRWNGIGLSAFFQGIGKRDYYFAPEAGLFWGPYNRPYGYQPTKMMEDMWSEENPDSYFPRYRGYTALGTDRSLGAPQTRYLQDISYLRVKNITIDYSLPKSWLQKSKLANVQVFVTGQNLFTFSGLFKHTDNFDPEVIEKPIGDLTNNQAEGYAYPQLKSYTFGLNVTF comes from the coding sequence ATGAAAAAATGTATACCAATATTCCTATTGGCAGGGATGGCATTGTCCTTACCGATACAAGGGAAAGAATCGAAACTAAGCGTAGAACTATTGTACAGCAATGTTTTACAGCAAACCATACGCGGAAAAGTCGTTGATGGAAGCGGCAATCCCATTGAAAATGCAACAGTTGCTATTCAGGGCACTAACCGCGGTACAGCGACAGATAAGTTAGGTCGGTTTACGATTGAATCACCTAAACAAAATCCTACATTAGTTGTTTCGTACGTCGGTTTTAACACGAAAACACATGCTGTTACAAACAATGCTGACGACGTGCTGGTGCAGCTAGACAACAAAAATGACTTAGATGAAGTCGTTGTGGTTGGATACGGAACGCAAAAGAAGGTTAATCTAACGGGCGCTGTCTCGCAGATTACCTCCGAAACGCTGGAGAATCGTCCTTCTTCCAGTCTGAGTCGGATGTTGCAAGGCGCTCTTCCCAATTTAAACTTAAAGATGGTTGACGGAAGTCCAACTCGCGGTGCGACCTTTAACGTACGTGGTACGACCTCGATCGGTGCCGGTGGTAGTGCTTTGGTTTTGATTGATGGCGTAGAGGGCGATCCAAATATGATCAATCCGAACGATATCGAGAGTGTGACCGTTTTAAAAGATGCGTCTTCGGCGGCTATCTATGGCTCGCGTGCCGCGTTTGGGGTGGTATTGATCACAACAAAGACCCCCAAAGCAGGAAAGGCTACTGTAACTTTAAACTCGAATTTCTCGATCAATAATAGGGTAGTGGAACCTAAGCTTGTGACCAATGGCTACCAATGGGCAAAAAACTTTAACGATGCCTTCAATGCATGGTACGACTATAAATCAACGCCAATTTCGGTGAACAACGTCTATCCATTCTCGTTGGAGTATTTAGAGGCTTTGCGGAAGCACGACGAAAATCCTACTGGTGAAGACGTCGTTTACAATCCTGCAACGAAGCGCTACGAGTATTTCGGTAATACCGATTGGTACAACATCATATATCGCAACGACATGCCTGCAACCGAACAGGCCATGAGCGTATCGGGTGGTGGCGATAAAGCATCCTATTTCCTTTCCGGACGCTATTATCATCAAGGAGGCTTGTTCCAGTTCAATCCGGATAAGTTCAACAAATACAACGTCCGAGGAAAAGGCGATATCAAAGTAACCGACTGGTTAACTTTCCAAAATAATATGGAAATCTCATCGTATGACTATCATTACCCGATGTTTGCAGATGGAGACGGAAATATTTGGCGAAATTTTGAGCACCAAGGATATCCTATGGCGGTTATCCATAACCCCGATGGGACCTATACCCATACCGCAATTTATACCGGTGTTGCATCGTATATGGAAGGCGTAAATGCTTCCGATCTCAATAATACCGTGATTCGAAACACAGCAGGCGTAGTCATCAAACCGCTGGCAGGATTAACATTGAAGGGCGATCTTACCTACGCAAGAACTTGGCAAGATGATACCAGAACCAACAACTATGTGAATTATAGTAATTCGCCGGGGGTAATCGACCGCTTTGGTCGAAGCTTACTAAGACAGCTCGGCGACCGTAAAAAGTATCTTGCAGGAAACATCACGGCAAACTACATGAAAAAGTTCGCTGACAAACATGACATCAATGCATTAATTGGTTACAACGTCGAAGAGCAAACCTTCAAAAACCTAGATGCTCAACGCGACGGAATCATATTGCCCGATAAACCCGATTTTAACCTAATGGATGGTTTAAATTTCAATATCGGCGGCGGCGGTAATGAATGGGCATATATTGGATTGTTCTATCGCTTCAATTATGCGTACGCCAATAAATATTTGCTGGAGCTAAATGGGCGTTACGACGGATCGTCGAAATTCCCGGAAGATCAACGCTTTGGTTTCTTTCCATCGGTCTCCGCGGGATGGGTTGTATCGAATGAATCATTTTTTGAAGATGCGAAGCCTTTGGTCAGCAACTTAAAGTTTAGAGCATCCTATGGTTCTCTTGGAAATGGAAATATCAGTCCATACCGCTATCAAGAGCAAATGGGTGTCGCAAAAACGGGTGTTATTTTAGGTGGTGTTCAACCGAGCTATACGTCTATCCCAGGCGTCATTCCTGAAGGCTTAACCTGGGAAAGATCGACGACATTCAACGTGGGAGCAGATCTTGGTTTTTTTGATAATGCCTTAAACCTAACTTTTGATTGGTACAATCGTAAAACCTACGATATGTTTACCATAGGCGAGCCGCTTCCTGCTGTATTTGGCGCCGCAGTTCCTTATGGTAATTTTGCCGATCTGTCGACAAAAGGATGGGAACTAACCGTTAATTATAACAATCAATTTGAACTTGCCGGCAAACCCTTCAATTGGGGGATAAACGGTTCCTTATGGGACAGTAAATCTAACATCACTCGTTTTAACAATCCGAGGAAATTATTGAGTTCTTATTATGTAGGACAAGAAATTGGCGAAATTTGGGGATATCAAACCCTGGGATTCTTCACCTCAGAAGAAGACGTGAAAAACCATGCCGATCAAAGTTTTATTCGTAACTCGAATAACAATGTATGGCTGCCGGGAGATTTGAAGTTTGCTGACTTACCGAATGCGAATGGCGAAGTCGATGGTGTGATTAACAACGGTGATAATACAGTAGAAAATCCGGGCGATCGCCGTATAATCGGTAATAATTCTCCACGTTATCAGTTCGGATTCAACCTTTCCGGCCGTTGGAATGGCATCGGACTGTCTGCATTCTTCCAAGGTATCGGTAAGAGAGATTACTATTTTGCACCGGAAGCAGGTTTATTTTGGGGACCGTATAACCGTCCATATGGTTATCAGCCAACAAAAATGATGGAGGATATGTGGTCGGAGGAAAATCCAGATTCTTATTTCCCAAGATATAGAGGCTATACTGCCTTGGGAACTGACCGTTCATTAGGTGCCCCGCAAACCCGTTACTTGCAAGATATATCATACTTACGCGTTAAAAATATTACGATTGATTACAGCCTGCCGAAAAGCTGGTTGCAAAAATCGAAGCTAGCCAACGTTCAAGTATTTGTAACCGGGCAGAATCTATTCACTTTCTCAGGATTATTCAAACACACAGACAACTTTGATCCGGAAGTGATCGAGAAACCTATTGGTGACTTAACGAACAACCAAGCAGAAGGCTATGCTTACCCACAATTGAAATCTTACACCTTCGGATTAAATGTCACATTCTAA
- a CDS encoding type 1 glutamine amidotransferase domain-containing protein, whose amino-acid sequence MKSILLVVTNVSYYESGLETGLWLSEITHIYHTAKQEGWTVTIASPKGGKVPIDPESLKPLVMDKITKEYNSSPSFMKELNQSASLAEVENKKFDCLYLAGGHGTMYDFPQNGTLQAMVRGHYESGKIVAAICHGVGGLLNVKLSNDRYLIAGKRLTGFDWFEESIARRKNEVPFNLEASIKERDVTFVKAFIPMTSNVVRDGNLITGQNPFSSKEIASVIEHVLEN is encoded by the coding sequence ATGAAGAGTATATTACTAGTAGTAACTAATGTGTCCTATTACGAGAGTGGATTGGAAACCGGCTTATGGCTGAGCGAAATCACACACATTTATCATACGGCTAAACAGGAGGGTTGGACGGTTACTATCGCAAGTCCCAAAGGAGGAAAAGTACCAATTGATCCTGAAAGTTTAAAGCCGTTAGTGATGGACAAGATCACGAAGGAATATAACAGTTCGCCAAGTTTCATGAAGGAACTTAACCAATCTGCAAGCCTCGCAGAAGTTGAGAATAAAAAGTTCGATTGTTTATATTTGGCGGGAGGGCACGGAACGATGTATGACTTCCCTCAAAACGGTACTTTGCAAGCTATGGTAAGAGGGCACTATGAGAGCGGAAAAATAGTCGCAGCAATATGTCATGGTGTTGGCGGATTATTGAACGTAAAGCTTTCTAACGACAGGTATTTAATTGCAGGAAAGCGATTAACTGGTTTTGATTGGTTTGAAGAAAGTATCGCCAGAAGAAAAAATGAAGTGCCTTTTAATCTAGAGGCTTCTATCAAAGAAAGAGATGTAACATTTGTAAAAGCGTTCATTCCAATGACGTCCAATGTTGTTAGGGACGGCAATTTAATCACGGGTCAAAATCCGTTCAGTTCGAAGGAAATTGCAAGCGTAATTGAGCATGTGTTGGAAAATTAA
- a CDS encoding NAD-dependent epimerase/dehydratase family protein, producing the protein MQVILGANGQIGEELARELYRNFTSSIRIVSRTAKKVNETDEVFSADLLNLEEAIQAVKGAEIAYFTLGLPMDSDLWERTFPTILSNVIEACKINGAKLVFFDNTYMYPQDDKVLTEETPFSPLGRKGKVRKLMADMLQEEIDNNTLEVVICRAPEFYGPGKTQSITNSFIFDNIQKQKKLIVPISSRKRRSLIWTPDASRATALIGNTPTAYGQTWHLPVDETHPTYRDLIDLTSNVYHRTFRYLVLPKVFFKIAAWFNPKVKELLELLPRYAYDNIFDNSKFKNHFSNFQVTTYKEGIEQIKKEQRNGSDI; encoded by the coding sequence ATGCAAGTTATATTAGGTGCCAACGGACAAATCGGCGAGGAATTGGCTAGAGAGCTATACCGAAATTTTACCTCAAGCATAAGGATCGTAAGTCGAACAGCTAAAAAGGTGAATGAAACGGATGAAGTCTTTTCTGCAGACTTGTTGAATCTAGAAGAGGCAATCCAGGCAGTGAAAGGGGCCGAAATTGCCTATTTCACCCTAGGATTACCAATGGATTCTGATTTATGGGAAAGAACCTTTCCAACAATTCTTAGTAATGTTATTGAAGCGTGCAAAATAAACGGTGCCAAGTTGGTGTTTTTTGATAACACTTACATGTATCCGCAGGACGATAAGGTTTTGACCGAGGAGACCCCGTTTAGCCCGCTGGGTCGAAAAGGAAAGGTTAGGAAACTAATGGCAGACATGCTGCAAGAGGAAATAGATAATAATACCTTGGAAGTGGTCATCTGTCGAGCTCCCGAATTCTATGGACCTGGAAAAACGCAAAGTATAACCAACAGCTTTATTTTCGACAATATCCAAAAGCAGAAGAAGCTGATTGTGCCGATAAGTTCTAGAAAAAGAAGAAGTTTAATCTGGACGCCTGATGCTAGTCGCGCAACGGCACTAATCGGAAATACGCCTACGGCCTATGGTCAAACTTGGCATTTACCAGTTGATGAAACGCATCCGACCTATCGAGATTTAATTGATTTAACGTCTAATGTCTATCATAGAACATTTCGATACCTCGTACTACCTAAGGTTTTTTTCAAAATTGCCGCATGGTTCAATCCCAAAGTAAAAGAATTATTAGAGCTGTTGCCTAGATATGCTTATGATAATATCTTCGACAATTCGAAGTTCAAAAATCATTTTTCTAACTTTCAGGTTACCACTTACAAAGAAGGGATAGAGCAAATTAAAAAAGAGCAGCGAAACGGAAGCGATATATAA
- a CDS encoding SDR family NAD(P)-dependent oxidoreductase has protein sequence MSTLDNKVIIVTGGAAGIGGGITSELVKRGASVIAVDVNEEAGKNIEAKNPGKVFFLKGDVSQEAVAQEAVEKAVSKFGKLTGLVNNAHVSRQKPLLELKEDDWAISFGTGFNATLNFMKAAYKELKQSKGSIVNFGSGAALQGSRFQASYAAAKEAIRGLSRVAATEWAVDNIRVNVVCPLAFTEGVEKWKEQFPEDYKHVVEQIPLGRFGDPQTDVAPIVAFLLSEDSKYMTGQTLMADGGDIKLR, from the coding sequence ATGAGTACACTTGATAATAAAGTAATAATTGTAACCGGCGGGGCAGCCGGAATAGGTGGTGGAATTACCAGCGAACTTGTTAAACGAGGAGCTTCTGTGATTGCCGTGGATGTTAATGAAGAAGCAGGCAAAAATATTGAAGCAAAAAACCCTGGAAAGGTCTTTTTTTTAAAAGGTGATGTTTCTCAAGAAGCAGTTGCGCAGGAAGCTGTAGAAAAAGCGGTAAGCAAGTTTGGAAAACTTACAGGATTGGTAAATAACGCTCATGTTTCGAGGCAAAAACCACTTCTTGAACTTAAGGAGGACGATTGGGCAATTTCTTTTGGAACAGGTTTTAATGCAACGCTTAACTTTATGAAAGCAGCATACAAAGAATTAAAACAATCGAAGGGCTCTATCGTCAACTTTGGTTCGGGTGCCGCACTGCAAGGGAGTAGATTTCAAGCGAGTTATGCTGCGGCCAAAGAAGCTATAAGAGGGTTAAGTCGTGTAGCTGCAACGGAATGGGCAGTAGATAATATTCGGGTAAATGTTGTTTGTCCTTTAGCGTTTACCGAAGGGGTTGAGAAATGGAAAGAACAGTTTCCAGAAGATTATAAACACGTTGTTGAACAAATTCCTTTAGGGCGCTTTGGAGACCCTCAAACCGATGTTGCACCGATAGTTGCATTTTTACTTAGTGAAGATAGTAAATATATGACAGGGCAAACTTTAATGGCAGACGGAGGTGACATTAAACTACGTTAA
- a CDS encoding patatin-like phospholipase family protein translates to MKRILSIDGGGIRGIIPGMVVVSLEERIKRFTNDPEAHIADYFEFFAGTSTGGLLIALLICPDPENSNRPKYTAKQALDIYLEHGTEIFTTSSWRRFLNQFGLLAELYDEKVLEKIVCNYVGDVKLSQLIKPCLMTAYNIELRKNHLFRQQKAISHGPSRDYLVRDVCRATTAAPTYFSVAQIFSLAGTRYPLVDGGVFAHNPSICALIEVLKTFQTFKIDDVHILSLGTGLAKNAYNYDDFKKKKAISIGPALVDIMSSGSSESNDFFLRQLFRSIKKTNNYIRLEPTNLSSIEPSLDAASKTNIQKLVSLADKLISENEDLLDALARDLIADKENIEKKEEKQGYSVWKFLREKL, encoded by the coding sequence ATGAAACGTATTTTATCTATTGACGGTGGTGGTATTCGCGGCATTATCCCAGGGATGGTTGTGGTTTCATTGGAGGAACGAATCAAACGCTTTACCAACGACCCTGAGGCTCATATTGCTGACTATTTTGAATTCTTTGCGGGCACCAGTACTGGCGGCTTGCTGATCGCCCTCCTAATCTGTCCGGATCCCGAAAACAGCAATCGCCCGAAATACACAGCCAAACAAGCCCTCGATATTTATTTAGAGCATGGTACGGAAATATTTACCACCAGCAGCTGGAGACGCTTTTTAAATCAGTTCGGTCTATTAGCGGAACTTTACGATGAAAAAGTACTCGAAAAAATAGTATGTAACTATGTAGGCGATGTTAAACTCAGCCAGCTCATCAAGCCTTGTTTAATGACAGCCTACAACATCGAACTTCGAAAAAACCACCTCTTTAGGCAGCAGAAAGCAATCTCCCATGGTCCATCCCGCGACTACCTTGTGCGCGATGTATGTCGGGCAACCACTGCCGCACCCACCTATTTTTCCGTAGCGCAGATCTTTTCACTCGCCGGTACGCGCTATCCTTTAGTCGACGGCGGTGTATTTGCGCATAATCCCAGCATATGCGCCTTGATTGAAGTGCTAAAAACCTTTCAGACCTTCAAGATAGATGATGTACATATCCTTTCACTAGGTACTGGCCTTGCCAAAAATGCTTACAATTACGACGACTTTAAAAAGAAGAAAGCCATCTCTATCGGACCCGCATTAGTGGATATCATGTCGAGCGGATCATCAGAATCCAACGATTTCTTCCTGAGGCAATTGTTCCGGTCTATTAAAAAGACAAACAATTACATTCGATTAGAACCAACGAATCTCTCATCTATTGAACCCTCGCTAGATGCGGCATCAAAAACCAACATACAGAAATTGGTTTCCTTAGCCGACAAACTGATTAGTGAAAATGAAGACTTGCTGGATGCCTTAGCTAGAGACCTGATCGCTGATAAAGAAAATATAGAGAAGAAGGAAGAGAAACAAGGATACTCTGTTTGGAAATTCTTAAGAGAGAAGCTTTAA